The following DNA comes from Candidatus Nitrosotalea okcheonensis.
GAAACAACATGTGTCATGATAAACTGTGAATCAGGCTCTGAAGGGAGAATCATTGACAAGATACGAGAGATTCAGGGAGTAAAAGAGTGTGTTAGAACAACTGGCCCATATGACATTTTGGCTATTATAGAGTCAAACACTGTGGAGTTGCTCAAGGAAATAATTGAAAACAAGATCCGCAAGATTCAAAGTGTTAATGCTACAACAACACTAGTCATTGCAACCAAATTCTAGGAAAGAATTTTCTATCTGAATAGCAACACAAAACTACTTGTGTGGGCGTGTGGTATTTTACACCATGAAGGCAATGAGCTACAAAAAATTCCGTGAATCCAAGGCCACACACTATGATACCATAGAGGGAAAGATGGAAAGGGCTCAAGTCATAAAAAAACTAGAATCATTTCTGACTCAAAAACTAGGCGAAGGTCAGGACTTTTTTGATCAATATAATGTAAAAGAAGAGTAGCTATCTTATCATACTATGGGTTAGCTTGTCATGAATCTGTGCTAAAATGAGTTCTGCCTTCTCCTTATTCTCAAACGTCTCTACCTTCTCATCCATGATTGCATCAATTTCATAACTCTTGTCTACCAAAACATTTGCCACGTGATCATCTAGTGTACCATTACCCATGAGATAATATGCAAAGACCGTATTTTTTTGTCCAATTCTGTGCAACCTGTCTTCTGCCTGTCTGTGTATTGCAGGACTCCAATCAAGTTCTGCAAATATTACATATCTTGCTCTGCTCAAGTTTATGCCTACATTTCCAGCTCTGAGGCCGGCAATTATCAGCTTGGTCTCACCATTTTGGAACCTGTCTATTCCCTCTTGCCTTTCCTTGTCACTCTGGCCTCCAATGATTGATGCAGGTGAATATTCTGAGAGGCTTCGGTGAAGTAATTCGTGGATTGCCTTGTGGTGGCAAAACACTACGACACTTTCTTCAATTTCCATGATGTTTTTGACAAACTCTATCACATGAGGAACTTTTGCTACGC
Coding sequences within:
- a CDS encoding Lrp/AsnC ligand binding domain-containing protein encodes the protein MLQTSQLDRNVETTCVMINCESGSEGRIIDKIREIQGVKECVRTTGPYDILAIIESNTVELLKEIIENKIRKIQSVNATTTLVIATKF